Within Bacillus sp. Marseille-Q1617, the genomic segment TGCAGTATAAAAAACAAACTGAAGGTGCGAGATGGGTGTGGATCGCCTTGTTGATTGTTATGGATTTATTAGCTGTTGTAATCGTTCCTTTATTGTTTTTCTTCGTGGCTTTTATGTTTTTTCCGTTTGCTCCTTAAATTCGTATATAAAAAAGTCGAGGGATGGCCCCCGACTTTTTTAATGTCATTTTTTGGATTCGATGACGATTTCATCGTTCGACTTATATTGTTCCACAATGATTTCTGCCACTTCCTCCGGGGATCGCAAACGTGAACGGTCGCTGATATGATCGGTCTCATCCCAGAACGGTGTATTCATGCCGCCCATATAAGCGTTGACGACCTTGAGTCCTGAATCCTGATATTCCTTCTGCAAACTCTCTCCGAAGCCTCTCAGTGCAAACTTACTTGCCACATACAGTGATTCGTTCTTTTTACCTCTTAAGCCTGCAGTGGAAATGATATTGATAATGGTGGTATGCCCCTTTTCCAACTGAGGCAGAAGGGCTTTCGTTAAGCGGATGGGGCCGATAACATTGGTTTCAAACATCGCTTCAAGTTCTTCGTCCTTCGCTTCCGTCAATGGGCCGAAATAGCCGACTCCTGCATTATGTATCAATAATTCAATATCATCCTGTAGGATTTCTGTGGAGCAGACTTGTTCGATATCGATTCTTGAACGCACATCAAGAACTGCATACGAGACTTCGCCCCCGGTTTGTATTATTTCATTTGCAGCTTCTTCCAGCTTTTCTTTTGTGCGCCCTAACAAAACGATATGATACTCTTTTGATAGCAGCTTGCCTAGTTCTTTCCCCAGACCTGTGCCTCCACCAGTGATGATTGCTTTTTTCATGACGAATCGTCCTTTCATAATTTATGTAGAATGTATTGAAAACTTCTTTGCACCACTAAGACCCGAATCAAGCTTATCCTCTTTCCTTATTGTATCATCTTATCTATAATTATCATTAGTAGAGGTGATGAGAACATGGAACAGCAAGAAAGAAGATACAGTGAAATGTCACAACATGAATTACAGCAGGAAATTGCCAGCCTAAAGGAAAAAGCAAGAAAAGCTGA encodes:
- a CDS encoding SDR family oxidoreductase; its protein translation is MKKAIITGGGTGLGKELGKLLSKEYHIVLLGRTKEKLEEAANEIIQTGGEVSYAVLDVRSRIDIEQVCSTEILQDDIELLIHNAGVGYFGPLTEAKDEELEAMFETNVIGPIRLTKALLPQLEKGHTTIINIISTAGLRGKKNESLYVASKFALRGFGESLQKEYQDSGLKVVNAYMGGMNTPFWDETDHISDRSRLRSPEEVAEIIVEQYKSNDEIVIESKK